The DNA window GACGCTCACGATGTCATATGAGAAGGCCACATTGGTGGTGAGCTGAATGACATCCTGGCCTGCGGTTTTTGGCGTGAGGTTCAGGGCAACCTGTCCGGTCAGGGCTGAATTTTCGGTGGAGGTGGCCTGCAAGATGGTCTGCCCCGAACCCGTGGTGGGAGCCGTAAACGTGGCATTCTTGCCTCCGCTGACTGTGCCTGGACCAGAAACCACTTTCCAGGTGACTTCACGGGTGATCAGGCCCAATTGCTGCGGCACGGCGTAGAGGGAAACCGTTGAACCCAGTTCCACCACTGTAGAACTGACCTGAATGAACACCTTGCTGTTCTGAATGGCCTGGGGCATCACCAGTTCATCTGTCGCAGGGGGCTGGGTGGCCTGTATGGTTTGCGGTCTGGGAACCTGGGCACAGGCCGTCAACAGCAGCGCGAGAAACAAACCCTGTTTGATCTTCCCTGGTTTGAACATCATTTGCAGCATTTTTCTGACCTCCGGATTCAGCGCATCAAGAATACAGGGCATCAAAAACAGAACTAAAATGCAATTTCTGGTGCCCCCCCATTTTACCTGAATGCGCTTTTTGTTCTGTGATGTTTGCATTTTTTGTTAGGCTGAGAACATGTTCATTAAGCCATTACATCTTGATTCAGATGCCACCATTGCAACAGTTTCGCTGTCTTCAGGATTTGTCACCGAGGTTCTGCACCGATATGAGGCGGCAAAACGCCAGATCAAGCAGGCTTTTGGCTGGCAGGTCCGGGAAACCCCCAATGCTTTCAGGGGCTCTGAATACCTGTACCGCAACCTCCAGGCCCGGGCAGACGATTTGCACTGGGCCCTTTGCAACCCTGACATCAATGGCATCATCAGCATCATTGGCGGAGACGATTCGGTGCGACTGTTGCCTTTTCTGGATCTGGACCTGATCCGGGCACATCCCAAAGTCTTCATGGGATTTTCGGACAGCACCATCACCCTGATGCAGTTTCTGAGGGCTGGCGTGGTGGCTTTTCATGGTCCTGCCATGCTGACCGATCTGGCAGAACATGGCGGCCTGCATCCTTATGTGCAGGCTTCTGTGGCAGAAACCCTGATGCAAACAGATTCGTTGCACTTCTCTGCTGCTCCAGAATGGACCGGGCAAAGGGTGGAATGGATGGATCCTGCTCTGCAGGAACAGAAAAGGCAATTTGAGCCTTCTGAGGGCTGGGGGTGGTTGCAGGGTGAGGGGTGCGTTTCCGGGCACACCATCGGAGGGTGCATTGAGGTGCTGGACATGCTGAATGGCACTCCAGGCTGGCCTGCCCCTGAACTCTGGAAGGGGTCTGTGCTGTGTCTGGAAACCAGTGAAGATGCCCCTCCTCCGGCACAGGTGGGGTACTGGCTGCGCAATTTTGGAGCACAGGGCATTCTTTCAGGGGCAAAGGCCCTCCTGCTGGCCCGACCACACCGCTATCCTGCAGAATGGGTTCCCGAGCTGTACCAGTGGGTCAAACGGGTGCTGCGGGAGTACGGGCGGGAAGACTTGCCTGTGGTGGCCAACATGGATTTCGGGCACACCAGTCCACAGATGGTTTTGCCTCTGGGCATTCAGGTTGAGGTGGATGTTTCCAGACAGAGCATCCGCATGCTGGAAGCAGCTGTGCTGTAAAACCAGACGAGCGTGCTTCAACTGCATGTCCCTTTGCCTTTATCTTGACAATGTAAAGTTTTAACGCTATCTTGACAATGTAAACATTGCAGGACTCGAGCAGAAGGTTCTGCTGTCTTTTCCATCTTCCACGTTCCAAAAACCCAGCCATCCCGCTTTTTCTTTAAAAGCGAAACCTCGTTTTTGTCTCTCGGAGGCCCCCATGAACACCCTGGTGATTCTCGGACATCCCAACAACAGCAGTTACTGTGCTGCCCTCGCTGAAAACTATGTCAAAGGCGCAGAAGCCGCCGGGCACACCACCCGTCTGCTCAGACTGGCAGACCTGAACTTTGACCTCAACCTGAAAATGGGTTACCAGCGAAAACAGCCCCTGGAACCCGACCTGCAGGAAGCCCAGAAACTGCTGTTGTGGTGTGACCATCTGGTGGTGGTTTTTCCAACCTGGTGGGGAGCGCCCCCTGCTGTGCTGAAAGGCTTTCTGGACCGGGTGCTGCTGCCAGGATTTGCCTTCAAGTACCGCAAGGATTCTGTGCTGTGGGACAAACTGCTCGCAGGCCGCACCGCCCGCATCATCGTGACCTCGGATTCCCCAGGCTGGTGGATGCGCTACCGCCATGCGGACCCCGCCATCCGCCTGATGAAACAGACCACCCTGGAATTCTGCGGTTTCACCCCTGTGAAAGTCAGCCGCATCGACAGCATCAAGTCCCGCAAACCCGAAGCCCTGCAGAAAGGCTTGCTGGAAGCACAAAAAGCCGCCCGGATGGATGCTGGGTTGCAACGCAGCAAGCTGCGTCCCTCCAGGGCTTGACGCAGTCCAGAGACCATGCTATTATTCTCTTCGCTCCAAGTGAGCGAGGCAACGCGGGGTAGAGCAGTCTGGTAGCTCGTCGGGCTCATAACCCGGAGGTCGCAGGTTCAAATCCTGTCCCCGCAACCAAAAATTTCCCCTGACTGAAAGGTCAGGGGTTTTGCTTTGTATGTTTGATTCACCTTTTTGACCAGGATCGTGTAAATTATTCGCATGTCCACATTTTCCAACTTTCAGCAATTCACCGTGATCTGCCCCGCCGCCGACCTCTCCAAAGCCTTCCAGGGCACCATCAACCAGTTCGCCCAGATTGGCCAGCAGAGTGGCAAGGCCCGCAAAATCGTCAATGTGGAACACCAGGTGGCTTCCCTCAGCGAAGACCGCGTGGTGCTCAGCGTGATCTTCTACTTCAACGAAGACGAAGCTGGAAACTGAGCTTTTCCAGGTTCCTGGCCCCCTGTGAAAAACAGGGGTTTTTTTGTGCCGCATCTTCCCCAACAGGCAAAATTTCCATGTTGGTGTAGACTAAGGGGCAATGAC is part of the Deinococcus roseus genome and encodes:
- a CDS encoding S66 family peptidase, encoding MFIKPLHLDSDATIATVSLSSGFVTEVLHRYEAAKRQIKQAFGWQVRETPNAFRGSEYLYRNLQARADDLHWALCNPDINGIISIIGGDDSVRLLPFLDLDLIRAHPKVFMGFSDSTITLMQFLRAGVVAFHGPAMLTDLAEHGGLHPYVQASVAETLMQTDSLHFSAAPEWTGQRVEWMDPALQEQKRQFEPSEGWGWLQGEGCVSGHTIGGCIEVLDMLNGTPGWPAPELWKGSVLCLETSEDAPPPAQVGYWLRNFGAQGILSGAKALLLARPHRYPAEWVPELYQWVKRVLREYGREDLPVVANMDFGHTSPQMVLPLGIQVEVDVSRQSIRMLEAAVL
- a CDS encoding NAD(P)H-dependent oxidoreductase; amino-acid sequence: MNTLVILGHPNNSSYCAALAENYVKGAEAAGHTTRLLRLADLNFDLNLKMGYQRKQPLEPDLQEAQKLLLWCDHLVVVFPTWWGAPPAVLKGFLDRVLLPGFAFKYRKDSVLWDKLLAGRTARIIVTSDSPGWWMRYRHADPAIRLMKQTTLEFCGFTPVKVSRIDSIKSRKPEALQKGLLEAQKAARMDAGLQRSKLRPSRA